A stretch of Dama dama isolate Ldn47 chromosome 22, ASM3311817v1, whole genome shotgun sequence DNA encodes these proteins:
- the LOC133043410 gene encoding olfactory receptor 4P4-like, with amino-acid sequence MGHENVTEFILLGLFTDESAKRACFVLFLLCYIAILSGNLLILLTIRGSRLSEQPMYFFLSYLSLMDVCFTSTVAPKLITDLLAQQKTISYNSCMAQMFYAHFFGATEIFILVAMAYDRYAAICRPLHYMVIMNRQVCYVLVMASAMGAFSHSVTQVLIIIGLPFCGPNQIDHYFCDVFPLLKLACTDTRLWVIAIITTTGVLSILTFVALVISYIIILASLRTCSSEGRRKAFSTCGSHITVVFMFFLPLIFTYVPTADSVRNDKVFALFYTMIAPMFNPLIYTLRNTDMKNAMRKVWGRDKHSVGK; translated from the coding sequence ATGGGACATGAAAATGTCACAGAATTTATCCTCCTGGGGCTTTTTACTGATGAGAGTGCAAAACGTGCCTGCTTCGTGCTGTTTTTACTTTGCTATATTGCGATTCTCTCAGGGAATCTGCTCATCCTTCTCACCATCAGGGGCAGCCGCCTCAGCGAACagcccatgtactttttcctcagctatttgtcgTTGATGGATGTCTGCTTCACCTCCACGGTGGCACCCAAATTGATCACTGACTTGCTGGCTCAGCAGAAGACCATCTCTTACAACAGCTGCATGGCCCAGATGTTTTACGCCCACTTCTTTGGAGCCACTGAGATCTTCATTTTGGTggccatggcctatgaccgctatgccGCCATCTGCAGACCTCTTCACTACATGGTCATCATGAACAGACAGGTGTGCTATGTCCTAGTAATGGCTTCTGCTATGGGAGCCTTTAGCCATTCAGTCACACAAGTATTAATCATTATTGGACTTCCCTTCTGTGGCCCCAATCAAATAGACCACTATTTCTGTGATGTATTCCCTTTGCTGAAGCTGGCCTGCACGGACACTAGACTATGGGTGATTGCAATCATAACCACCACAGGGGTGTTGTCCATTTTGACCTTTGTTGCCTTGGTGATTTCTTACATCATCATCCTGGCCAGCCTGAGGACTTGCTCATCTGAGGGCCGCCgcaaagccttctccacctgtggtTCACACATCACTGTGGTCTTCATGTTCTTCTTGCCCCTCATCTTCACCTATGTCCCCACGGCTGATTCTGTCAGGAACGACAAGGTCTTTGCCCTGTTTTACACCATGATTGCCCCCATGTTCAACCCTCTCATCTACACTCTGAGAAACACAGACATGAAGAATGCCATGAGGAAAGTGTGGGGCCGAGATAAACACTCTGTGGGAAAATGA